Proteins found in one Triticum aestivum cultivar Chinese Spring chromosome 4D, IWGSC CS RefSeq v2.1, whole genome shotgun sequence genomic segment:
- the LOC123096272 gene encoding uncharacterized protein yields the protein MWMRKKAATTRPAARRRAPTSLEALWRRVVGPARGGKTKKTKTKKSKIGSLSRAFRVFSCVRGHGKGRMAARAARRY from the coding sequence ATGTGGATGAGGAAGAAGGCGGCGACgacgaggccggcggccaggaggagggcgccgaCGTCGCTAGAGGCGCTGTGGCGGCGCGTGGTCGGGCCGGCCCGCGGCGGCAAGACCAAAAAGACCAAGACCAAGAAGAGCAAGATCGGGTCGCTCTCGCGCGCGTTCCGGGTGTTCTCCTGCGTCCGCGGCCATGGCAAAGGGAGGATGGCTGCGCGCGCAGCGCGCCGGTACTGA